The following are encoded together in the Spiroplasma apis B31 genome:
- a CDS encoding ABC transporter ATP-binding protein, which produces MIEIKNLSKKYKFNKKSALENISFKINEKEVCLFCGPNGAGKTTTIKALFQELNYKEGEIKYNNEIMSNKDLRDFAFFPDSNNIPLSLTVRQYIEYIGNIHRINKSKLEEKLSFLVDFFGLEEHINKKLKQLSGGWKKRAIFAGTLVNEPKYIFMDEPTANLDIGSKEYFVRIVEELNKKGVTFFITTHQIEDFSEITDHLILINNGKILYDEFLDSNKADAKKIYLKYIKDESKDVKNIDNLYK; this is translated from the coding sequence ATGATTGAAATAAAAAACTTAAGTAAAAAATACAAATTCAATAAAAAATCAGCCTTAGAGAATATCAGCTTTAAAATCAATGAGAAAGAAGTTTGCTTATTTTGCGGACCTAACGGAGCGGGTAAAACAACCACTATAAAAGCGCTTTTTCAAGAGTTAAATTATAAAGAGGGTGAAATTAAATACAATAATGAGATAATGTCTAACAAAGACTTGAGAGATTTTGCGTTTTTCCCAGATAGCAATAATATCCCGTTATCATTAACGGTTAGACAATATATCGAGTATATTGGTAATATACATAGGATAAATAAAAGTAAGTTAGAAGAAAAATTGTCTTTCTTAGTAGATTTTTTTGGATTAGAAGAACACATCAATAAAAAGTTGAAACAACTAAGTGGTGGATGAAAAAAAAGAGCTATCTTTGCCGGTACATTGGTCAATGAACCAAAATACATCTTTATGGATGAACCAACTGCTAATTTAGATATTGGCTCAAAAGAATATTTTGTTAGAATTGTGGAGGAACTAAATAAAAAAGGAGTAACGTTTTTTATTACCACACATCAAATCGAGGATTTCTCAGAGATAACTGATCACTTGATTTTAATTAACAATGGAAAAATATTATATGATGAGTTTTTAGATTCTAATAAGGCTGACGCTAAAAAAATTTATTTAAAATATATCAAAGATGAGTCTAAGGATGTAAAGAATATTGATAATCTATATAAATAA
- a CDS encoding ROK family protein, which translates to MKIAIDIGGTTIRVGLIQNNVIESVQTFETKPNDFNQSIQEIYEVITSWKIEEDISFVGICSPGPLDIQTGLILNSPNLPDWNGKNIKVTLAKKLNLDINKISINNDANIAALGQWVVRGNKNNESLLYFTISTGIGSGFIYKGAIFNGYKSMACEIANAIPDLNNSKEDTDRVGIEYFASGNNIVKQLSLRGVNVSSAKQAFELLDQNSNPIVNDFFKEIENKLVQLFATAIYFFNPELIVVGGSVAENNKRFFENIFKRTLRVTYDINYQTKFEFSKDLTNATLLGCVSQ; encoded by the coding sequence ATGAAAATAGCAATAGATATTGGTGGTACTACCATAAGAGTTGGGTTGATTCAAAATAATGTTATCGAGTCTGTACAAACATTTGAAACAAAACCAAATGATTTTAACCAATCAATTCAAGAAATTTACGAAGTAATTACTTCTTGAAAAATTGAGGAAGATATATCATTTGTAGGAATTTGTTCTCCGGGACCATTAGATATACAAACTGGTTTGATTTTAAATTCACCAAACCTTCCCGATTGAAATGGAAAAAACATTAAAGTTACTCTTGCAAAAAAATTGAATTTAGACATTAACAAAATATCAATAAATAATGATGCAAATATTGCAGCATTAGGTCAATGAGTAGTTAGAGGTAACAAAAACAACGAAAGCCTTCTATATTTCACAATTTCTACCGGTATCGGATCTGGATTCATATACAAGGGTGCAATATTTAACGGATACAAATCAATGGCTTGTGAGATTGCAAACGCAATACCTGACCTTAATAATTCAAAAGAAGACACAGATAGAGTTGGTATTGAGTATTTTGCAAGCGGAAATAATATAGTTAAGCAGCTAAGTTTAAGAGGAGTTAATGTCTCATCAGCAAAACAAGCTTTTGAGCTTTTAGATCAAAATAGCAATCCAATTGTTAATGATTTTTTTAAAGAAATAGAAAATAAATTAGTACAATTATTTGCAACTGCTATCTATTTTTTCAATCCTGAGTTGATTGTTGTGGGCGGTAGTGTTGCAGAAAATAATAAAAGATTTTTTGAAAATATATTTAAACGAACATTACGAGTAACATATGACATCAATTACCAAACTAAGTTCGAATTCTCAAAAGATTTAACAAACGCAACTCTCTTAGGATGTGTTTCACAATAA
- the lepA gene encoding translation elongation factor 4, whose amino-acid sequence MDKTKIRNFSIIAHIDHGKSTLADRILELTGAVDKRDMQAQLLDSMDIERERGITIKLNSIQLRYKAKDGNEYIFHLIDTPGHVDFTYEVSRSLAACEGALLVVDASQGIEAQTLANVYLAIDNNLEIIPIINKVDLPAAEPDRVKEEIESVIGIDCSNAPMISAKTGLNVSDVLEAIVNFIPFPLDADDKKPLKALIFDSYYDKYRGVMASIRIVEGTVKVGQEIKMMQSGAVYEVTELGVKTPFEIKKTSLEAGEVGWLAASIKTVRDVHVGDTITTKENGATEPLPGYKKMNPMVYCGIYPIDTAKYKDLKDALEKISLSDASLVYEAESSQSLGFGFRCGFLGLLHMDVIQERLEREYDLTLIATAPSVVYKITQTDGNIIEIDNPAHLPDPQKISTIEEPYVKVSIMTPDQYLGDLMGLCQDKRGIYVDIDYIDDNRRTLFYEMPLNEIVFDFFNKLKSISKGYASFDYELIGYKVSKLVKMDILLNSEVVDALSTIVHKDFAYHRGKVLTEKLKEIIPRQNFEVPVQAAIGSKIIARETIKAMRKNVLAKCYGGDISRKKKLLEKQKEGKKRMKAIGSVEVPQEAFIAVLKLDD is encoded by the coding sequence GTGGATAAAACAAAAATAAGAAACTTTAGTATAATTGCTCATATCGATCATGGTAAATCAACTTTGGCAGATAGGATTCTAGAATTAACTGGAGCTGTAGACAAACGTGATATGCAAGCGCAATTACTTGATTCCATGGATATAGAGCGTGAAAGAGGAATCACTATAAAATTGAATTCAATTCAGTTGAGGTATAAGGCAAAAGATGGTAACGAGTATATATTCCATTTAATTGATACTCCTGGACATGTTGATTTTACATACGAAGTATCTAGAAGTTTGGCTGCATGTGAAGGAGCCTTATTGGTTGTTGATGCTAGTCAAGGTATTGAAGCCCAAACACTTGCTAATGTTTATTTAGCTATAGATAATAATCTAGAAATAATACCAATTATAAATAAAGTTGATTTACCAGCTGCAGAACCAGATAGGGTAAAAGAAGAGATTGAATCAGTTATTGGTATAGATTGTTCTAATGCTCCAATGATAAGTGCAAAAACAGGACTAAATGTTAGCGATGTTTTAGAAGCTATAGTAAACTTTATTCCGTTTCCACTAGATGCAGATGACAAAAAACCTTTGAAAGCTCTAATATTTGATTCTTATTATGATAAGTACCGTGGAGTTATGGCTTCTATAAGAATAGTTGAAGGAACAGTTAAAGTAGGACAAGAAATTAAAATGATGCAAAGTGGTGCTGTATATGAAGTAACTGAGCTAGGTGTTAAAACTCCTTTTGAAATTAAAAAAACAAGTCTTGAAGCTGGTGAAGTTGGTTGATTAGCGGCTTCTATCAAGACTGTTAGAGATGTTCATGTTGGTGATACGATCACCACCAAAGAAAATGGCGCAACAGAACCATTGCCAGGCTATAAAAAAATGAACCCAATGGTTTATTGCGGTATTTACCCAATTGATACAGCGAAATATAAAGATTTAAAAGATGCTCTTGAGAAAATTTCTTTAAGTGACGCTAGCCTTGTTTATGAAGCGGAAAGTTCACAATCACTTGGCTTTGGATTTAGATGTGGATTTTTGGGATTGCTTCATATGGATGTAATTCAAGAAAGGCTCGAGAGAGAATATGATTTAACATTGATTGCAACTGCGCCATCAGTCGTTTACAAGATTACTCAAACTGACGGAAACATTATTGAGATCGATAATCCCGCACACTTACCAGATCCCCAAAAAATTAGCACTATAGAAGAACCTTATGTAAAAGTGTCAATAATGACACCAGACCAATATTTAGGTGATTTGATGGGATTATGTCAAGATAAAAGGGGTATATATGTAGATATAGATTACATTGATGACAACCGAAGAACCTTATTCTATGAAATGCCATTAAATGAAATTGTATTTGATTTTTTCAATAAGTTAAAGTCAATTTCAAAAGGATATGCATCCTTTGACTATGAACTAATCGGTTATAAAGTCTCTAAACTTGTTAAAATGGACATTCTTCTGAATAGTGAAGTCGTAGATGCATTATCTACTATTGTCCACAAGGATTTCGCTTATCACAGAGGAAAAGTTCTTACTGAAAAACTTAAAGAAATAATACCACGTCAAAATTTTGAAGTTCCAGTACAAGCGGCAATTGGAAGTAAAATTATTGCTCGTGAAACCATTAAGGCAATGAGAAAAAATGTCCTAGCAAAATGTTATGGAGGGGATATATCACGTAAGAAAAAATTATTAGAAAAACAAAAAGAAGGTAAGAAGAGAATGAAAGCAATTGGTTCAGTAGAAGTTCCTCAAGAAGCTTTTATTGCGGTTTTGAAACTCGATGACTAA
- a CDS encoding M48 family metallopeptidase: MAKLKKILSYKGEKIAYYLVLRQQKYIRLKIENEQIIISAPLGAHDWEIEHLIYKNISKIMKIIELNKNHRNIQIEHPSFVKILGERKEVTFVNDKKLLDNNSFMLYETSEETIKKMYKKLAIQKYNYFLSRLHHWKTIMGLEFENFTLKEMKGKWGICYPSQSKIVLNIRLIHYPQIAIDYVVIHELSHLVHKNHSKDFWYLIEKYLPNYKSVSELLKVNVL; this comes from the coding sequence ATGGCAAAGCTAAAAAAAATACTAAGTTATAAAGGTGAAAAAATAGCATATTATTTGGTTTTGCGTCAACAAAAATACATTAGACTTAAAATAGAAAATGAACAAATAATAATTTCTGCCCCATTAGGTGCTCATGATTGAGAAATTGAACATTTAATATATAAAAATATCTCAAAAATCATGAAGATTATTGAGTTAAACAAAAATCATAGAAACATACAAATAGAACACCCAAGTTTTGTCAAAATATTAGGAGAAAGAAAAGAAGTAACCTTTGTGAATGATAAAAAACTTCTTGATAACAACTCATTTATGTTATATGAAACGAGTGAAGAAACCATTAAAAAGATGTATAAAAAGTTAGCTATACAGAAATATAATTATTTTTTGAGCAGACTTCATCATTGAAAAACCATAATGGGCTTAGAGTTTGAAAACTTTACCTTGAAAGAGATGAAAGGTAAGTGAGGAATTTGTTATCCTTCGCAATCTAAAATAGTTTTAAACATAAGATTGATTCACTATCCACAAATTGCGATTGATTATGTTGTAATACATGAGTTAAGTCACTTGGTACATAAGAATCACTCAAAAGACTTTTGATATTTAATTGAAAAATATCTACCAAATTATAAAAGTGTTAGTGAACTATTAAAAGTGAATGTTTTATAA
- a CDS encoding DnaJ domain-containing protein, with amino-acid sequence MVWKKNFKKIKKEKPKKKFVYEFSEGESSFIEWNRSLEEVNHWNVENLVGLIENYNLELKNVLSSQTIPTVKENGFKWDFKKYSISESFFSYPATSLFKNVFDFLKQKVGVFGATLGITSLSKFNYYVTLRFWKVFNYTFTNNDLNDNNILRVFDVMQRTTLDAYEGIIEKILILLEGIEVSPYRHHLLIEEVLELGQDFTYHWSRMLDQVIDLTLETFVFQKEYGKTSSSTYTYEEPEEENFEDFFEKTKTMVFNDEVNDAFAYFDLSKMDPPNEFKRVYRKLAKKYHPDVNPDPSAANEMKKINMFKTIIEQYYEKYDIF; translated from the coding sequence ATGGTATGGAAGAAAAATTTCAAAAAAATAAAGAAAGAAAAGCCCAAAAAAAAGTTTGTTTATGAATTCTCGGAAGGAGAATCTAGTTTTATTGAATGAAACAGATCATTGGAAGAGGTAAATCACTGAAATGTTGAAAATCTTGTTGGTTTAATTGAGAATTATAATTTAGAGCTAAAAAATGTTCTTAGTTCTCAAACAATACCAACAGTTAAGGAAAATGGTTTCAAATGAGATTTCAAGAAATACTCAATTTCAGAAAGCTTTTTTTCATATCCAGCAACCAGTCTCTTTAAAAACGTTTTCGACTTTCTAAAACAAAAAGTTGGAGTATTTGGAGCTACTCTTGGTATAACATCTCTTTCAAAATTTAATTACTATGTTACTCTTAGATTTTGGAAGGTTTTTAATTATACATTCACCAATAATGATTTGAACGATAATAACATACTTAGGGTATTTGATGTAATGCAAAGAACCACACTTGATGCTTATGAAGGGATAATTGAAAAAATCTTAATACTTTTAGAAGGTATTGAAGTCTCTCCATATAGGCATCACTTATTGATAGAGGAAGTTTTGGAATTAGGTCAAGATTTCACATATCATTGAAGCAGAATGTTGGATCAGGTGATTGATTTGACTTTAGAAACATTTGTTTTTCAAAAAGAATACGGCAAGACGAGTTCATCTACTTATACTTACGAAGAACCAGAAGAAGAAAATTTTGAAGACTTTTTTGAAAAAACAAAAACAATGGTTTTCAATGACGAAGTTAATGATGCTTTTGCTTACTTTGATTTATCGAAAATGGACCCGCCAAACGAGTTTAAAAGAGTTTATAGAAAACTTGCAAAAAAATACCATCCAGATGTTAATCCTGACCCAAGCGCAGCTAATGAAATGAAAAAAATTAATATGTTCAAAACTATAATTGAGCAGTACTACGAAAAGTACGATATTTTTTAA
- the typA gene encoding translational GTPase TypA: protein MMNKKIINIAVIAHVDAGKSTLVDAFLSQSGVFRANEEVKEQVMDSNDQERERGITIYSKNCAIEYNEYKINIVDTPGHADFSSEVERIMKTVDTVILLVDSAEGPMPQTRFVLSKALELGLRPILLINKIDKKDQRAMEVVDEVLELFMELNANDEQIEFPTLFGVAREGKVQYSLDEPSEDLSPLFETIIKQVGNYPLELSQEPVQLQISSLAYDSFIGRLGIGRLFKGVLKEGQQVSISKNDGSVIKGKLSGLFIYQGMKRVAVKEAQAGEIVVVSGISDLTIGDTICDPNNIVPLPPIIIEEPTMSMNFLVNTSPFAGRVGKYVTTRNIKERLDKELEVNVGLRVEPLSDSSADGFKVLGRGELHLSVLIETMRREGFELGISRPEVVFRKDENGNKLEPMEKVIIDVPTEYAGTVINKLNIRKGLMLDMDSDGVRDKVTYIVPTRGLIGFKSEFTNDTRGEGVMVKSLMGYEPYKGKIEGRVNGTLVSMANGVTLPYALNNLEERGILFVGPQVEVYDGMIVGLHSRDNDLNVNPTTGKKLTNTRASGSDDSVKLTPPKKFTLEEALEFIEWDELVEVTPDDIRLRKKWLSENERKQHRNDPH, encoded by the coding sequence ATTATGAATAAAAAAATTATAAACATTGCTGTTATTGCCCATGTAGACGCAGGTAAATCAACCTTGGTTGATGCTTTCTTAAGTCAATCAGGAGTATTTAGAGCAAATGAAGAAGTTAAAGAGCAAGTTATGGACAGTAATGATCAAGAAAGAGAACGAGGAATTACTATTTATTCTAAAAACTGTGCTATTGAATATAATGAATACAAAATTAATATTGTGGATACACCAGGTCATGCCGATTTTTCTAGTGAAGTTGAAAGAATTATGAAAACTGTTGATACAGTAATTTTGTTAGTAGACTCAGCAGAAGGTCCAATGCCACAAACAAGATTTGTTTTATCAAAAGCATTAGAACTTGGTTTAAGACCAATTTTATTAATTAATAAGATAGATAAAAAAGACCAAAGAGCTATGGAAGTTGTTGATGAAGTTCTAGAGTTGTTTATGGAACTAAATGCAAATGATGAGCAAATTGAATTCCCAACTTTATTTGGAGTTGCTAGAGAAGGAAAAGTACAATATTCATTGGATGAACCTAGTGAAGATTTATCTCCATTGTTTGAAACTATTATCAAACAAGTAGGTAATTATCCCTTAGAACTTAGTCAAGAACCAGTGCAATTGCAAATTTCTTCTCTTGCTTATGACTCATTTATTGGGAGATTGGGAATTGGAAGACTTTTCAAAGGAGTACTTAAAGAAGGACAACAAGTATCAATATCAAAAAACGATGGATCAGTTATAAAAGGTAAACTATCAGGTTTATTTATATATCAAGGAATGAAAAGAGTCGCTGTTAAAGAAGCGCAAGCTGGAGAAATAGTTGTTGTTTCGGGTATAAGTGATTTGACCATTGGTGATACTATCTGTGACCCTAATAACATTGTTCCTCTTCCACCAATCATCATTGAAGAACCTACAATGAGTATGAATTTCTTAGTAAATACTTCACCTTTTGCTGGACGAGTTGGTAAATATGTTACAACTAGAAACATAAAAGAAAGATTAGATAAAGAACTTGAAGTCAACGTTGGTTTAAGGGTTGAACCACTAAGTGATTCATCTGCTGATGGGTTTAAAGTTTTGGGTAGAGGTGAACTTCACCTATCAGTCTTAATCGAAACTATGAGAAGAGAAGGTTTTGAACTAGGTATCTCAAGACCTGAAGTTGTTTTTAGAAAAGACGAAAATGGAAACAAACTTGAACCTATGGAAAAGGTAATAATTGATGTACCAACTGAATACGCTGGAACAGTAATAAATAAATTGAATATCAGAAAAGGTTTAATGTTAGACATGGACAGTGATGGAGTTAGAGATAAAGTAACTTATATAGTTCCAACAAGGGGTCTAATAGGTTTTAAATCTGAATTTACAAATGACACTAGAGGAGAAGGTGTTATGGTTAAATCTTTAATGGGGTATGAACCATATAAAGGAAAAATCGAGGGAAGAGTTAATGGTACATTAGTTTCAATGGCCAATGGTGTAACATTACCTTATGCATTGAATAACTTGGAAGAAAGAGGTATATTGTTTGTCGGACCACAAGTAGAGGTATACGATGGAATGATTGTTGGTCTTCACTCAAGAGATAATGACCTTAATGTTAATCCTACAACAGGAAAAAAACTAACAAATACAAGAGCATCAGGAAGTGATGATTCTGTTAAGTTAACTCCACCAAAAAAATTCACTCTTGAAGAAGCGCTTGAATTTATTGAGTGAGACGAATTAGTTGAAGTTACCCCAGATGACATTAGATTAAGAAAAAAATGACTATCAGAAAACGAAAGAAAACAACATAGAAACGATCCTCATTAG
- the eno gene encoding phosphopyruvate hydratase, which yields MSKIVNIVAREVLDSRGFPTVQVDVTTEFGGFGSAKVPSGASTGSREALELRDGDKKRYNGKGVLKAVDNVNKKIANEIIGMEVTDQIAIDNAMCKLDGDDFKKNLGANAILGVSLAVAKAAASELELPLYRYIGGVNARRLPVPMLNVINGGEHADSAIDFQEFMVMPVGAPTFSEALRWASETFQALKSLLHEKNDITAVGDEGGFAPNFAWAYPEESLEAFKSKTPAEVALDLLVEAIEKAGYKTGKEGIMIAMDCANSELYIDGKYHFKKIEKVTGKEWAMTTDEMIAYLDKLVDTYPIISIEDGLAESDWEGFQKQVKTMGHKIQIVGDDLFVTNPKITAEGIEKRAANSVLIKLNQIGSLTETIETIQMAQKAGWTAVTSHRSGETEDTTIADLAVALNTGQIKTGSMSRSDRIAKYNRLLEIEAELGDAAIYDGMKSFYNLTK from the coding sequence ATGTCAAAAATAGTTAATATAGTTGCACGTGAAGTATTAGATTCACGTGGATTTCCAACAGTTCAAGTTGATGTAACAACAGAATTTGGTGGATTTGGATCAGCTAAGGTACCATCAGGTGCATCAACTGGTTCAAGAGAAGCATTAGAATTAAGAGATGGAGATAAAAAACGCTACAATGGAAAAGGTGTTTTAAAGGCCGTTGACAATGTAAATAAAAAAATAGCAAACGAAATTATAGGTATGGAAGTTACAGACCAAATAGCAATTGATAATGCAATGTGTAAATTAGATGGTGATGACTTTAAGAAAAACTTGGGAGCCAATGCAATTCTTGGAGTTTCTCTTGCGGTTGCAAAAGCAGCTGCTTCTGAATTAGAATTGCCTCTATACAGATACATTGGTGGAGTTAACGCAAGAAGATTACCTGTTCCAATGTTAAACGTAATAAACGGTGGTGAACACGCTGACAGTGCAATCGACTTCCAAGAATTTATGGTAATGCCTGTTGGGGCACCAACATTTAGTGAAGCATTAAGATGAGCTTCAGAAACTTTCCAAGCATTGAAATCATTACTACACGAAAAAAATGATATTACTGCAGTTGGTGATGAAGGGGGATTTGCTCCAAACTTTGCATGAGCTTATCCAGAAGAATCATTAGAAGCTTTCAAAAGTAAAACACCTGCTGAGGTTGCTTTAGATCTTTTAGTAGAAGCAATAGAAAAAGCAGGATATAAAACTGGAAAAGAAGGAATTATGATCGCAATGGATTGTGCGAACTCAGAATTATACATTGATGGTAAATACCACTTCAAAAAAATTGAAAAAGTTACAGGTAAAGAATGAGCAATGACTACTGACGAAATGATTGCTTACCTAGATAAACTTGTGGATACTTACCCAATAATTTCAATAGAAGATGGTTTAGCAGAGTCTGATTGAGAAGGATTCCAAAAACAAGTTAAAACTATGGGACATAAAATTCAAATCGTTGGTGACGACTTATTTGTAACAAATCCTAAAATAACTGCTGAAGGAATTGAAAAAAGAGCCGCTAATTCAGTTTTAATTAAACTAAATCAAATAGGTTCATTAACTGAAACAATTGAAACAATTCAAATGGCGCAAAAAGCAGGTTGAACAGCAGTTACTTCACACCGTTCTGGTGAAACTGAAGATACAACAATTGCCGATTTAGCAGTTGCATTAAATACAGGTCAAATTAAAACAGGTTCAATGTCAAGATCTGATAGAATCGCTAAATATAATAGGTTGTTAGAAATTGAAGCAGAACTTGGTGATGCTGCAATATATGATGGAATGAAATCTTTCTATAACTTAACAAAATAA
- a CDS encoding phosphatase PAP2 family protein, producing MKLKKEINKKVVYWVLGVGIFIPFFITLGIYDFKIAEIIKTNIYSQWNWFKYSFDVVGKTIIAIPIYLTLFVSILCFLNYYPISKSWGKTIFVIFHLIVILGLLSYSIDKSWFNNKFDEKILIEVIAISIMYLIIFTFILIINIIVFRKKLHKDNYFLFNMSRKTTHLVVFLFLSFVTVQFLKYFFGRPRPYQIFEKEDPFISFKYVFEVYFGASRGNSFPSGHTQSTLSLMGLLFYLNKKTKKQKNIYKVFFVGIIFVTILVAISRILILAHFATDTLFSIGLVLIYFYTTPLIIESFKKRFRKNG from the coding sequence TTGAAGCTAAAAAAAGAAATAAATAAAAAAGTTGTGTACTGGGTTTTGGGTGTGGGTATCTTTATACCATTTTTTATTACCTTAGGAATTTATGATTTTAAAATTGCTGAGATTATAAAGACTAATATATATTCTCAATGAAATTGATTTAAGTATTCGTTTGATGTTGTTGGGAAAACTATTATCGCAATACCGATTTACTTAACTTTGTTCGTTTCTATTTTATGTTTTTTGAATTACTATCCTATTAGCAAAAGTTGGGGTAAAACTATCTTTGTTATTTTTCATCTGATAGTGATTTTAGGATTATTATCATATAGCATTGACAAAAGTTGATTCAACAACAAGTTTGACGAAAAAATCTTAATAGAAGTAATTGCCATTTCAATTATGTACTTAATAATATTCACATTTATACTAATAATAAACATAATAGTATTTAGAAAGAAACTGCATAAAGACAATTATTTTTTGTTTAATATGTCTCGAAAAACTACACATTTAGTTGTTTTTTTATTCCTATCATTCGTTACTGTTCAATTTCTTAAATATTTCTTTGGAAGACCAAGACCTTATCAAATATTTGAAAAAGAAGATCCTTTCATTTCTTTTAAGTATGTATTCGAAGTTTATTTTGGTGCTTCAAGAGGTAATAGCTTTCCCTCAGGTCATACGCAATCAACATTATCATTAATGGGATTACTGTTTTATTTAAACAAAAAAACAAAAAAACAAAAAAATATATATAAAGTTTTTTTCGTTGGAATAATATTTGTTACCATACTTGTTGCTATTTCAAGAATTCTAATTTTAGCTCACTTCGCAACTGATACTTTATTCTCAATAGGGCTAGTCTTGATTTATTTTTATACTACCCCTTTAATAATTGAAAGTTTTAAAAAGAGGTTTAGAAAAAATGGCTAA
- the ruvX gene encoding Holliday junction resolvase RuvX yields MAKFYGLDVGSKTIGVAYSEGYFANVHSTIRFKEDDFSEAVEQFMKIVNQENFEKIIIGYPKNMNGSLGHRVEMVDLFIDTLVEEGGIQKDKIVLIDERLTTRMAKALMIEANLSRKKQKVNKDQIAAKLILETFLQQNK; encoded by the coding sequence ATGGCTAAGTTTTATGGTTTGGATGTTGGGAGTAAGACTATTGGTGTAGCATATAGTGAAGGGTATTTTGCAAATGTTCACTCTACTATAAGATTTAAAGAGGATGACTTTTCAGAAGCGGTTGAACAATTTATGAAAATTGTAAATCAAGAAAACTTTGAAAAAATAATAATAGGTTATCCTAAAAATATGAACGGAAGTTTAGGTCACAGAGTTGAAATGGTAGACTTATTCATTGATACCTTAGTAGAAGAAGGCGGTATCCAAAAAGACAAAATTGTACTGATTGATGAAAGGCTAACAACAAGGATGGCAAAAGCCTTGATGATTGAAGCTAATTTATCAAGGAAAAAGCAAAAGGTAAATAAAGATCAAATCGCCGCAAAACTTATCTTAGAGACTTTCTTGCAACAAAATAAGTAG
- the hpt gene encoding hypoxanthine phosphoribosyltransferase, translated as MKHPLVKKIIFTNEQIEARTKQLGEEITNYYKNSKVKENTVILIGLLKGCVPFLSTFMKYFDFQCQSEYMAVSSYLGGTKTSGEPKINLDLNLSLKDKHVLIVEDIVDSGITLNYIKQYLSLKGAKEVKIVCLLDKPEGRKIDIKPDWFGFEVENQFLIGYGLDYQERLRNLPYVAVCDIEKLEDWKW; from the coding sequence ATGAAGCATCCATTAGTAAAAAAAATAATATTTACAAATGAACAAATTGAAGCTAGGACAAAGCAATTAGGAGAAGAGATTACTAATTATTATAAAAACTCAAAAGTTAAGGAAAACACTGTTATTTTGATTGGTTTATTAAAAGGCTGTGTTCCTTTTTTATCAACATTTATGAAGTATTTCGACTTTCAATGTCAAAGTGAGTATATGGCGGTGTCATCTTATTTAGGGGGAACCAAAACCTCTGGCGAACCTAAAATTAACCTAGATTTGAACTTATCTTTAAAAGATAAACATGTCTTGATAGTAGAGGACATAGTTGATTCTGGAATCACATTAAATTATATAAAACAATATTTGTCTCTTAAAGGGGCAAAAGAAGTTAAAATAGTTTGTCTGTTAGATAAACCCGAAGGAAGAAAAATCGACATAAAACCCGATTGGTTTGGTTTTGAAGTAGAAAATCAATTTCTAATAGGATATGGACTAGACTATCAAGAAAGATTACGTAACTTGCCTTATGTAGCCGTATGTGATATTGAAAAACTTGAAGATTGAAAATGATAA